A genome region from Brooklawnia propionicigenes includes the following:
- a CDS encoding DUF456 domain-containing protein, with the protein MTADVLVTVITGVLVVIGVLGTIFPILPGSILVIAGLLLWAIVIGGPIGWTVFGLGLLLCGVGMTASTLLTGKRLKGRQIPNRSILIGAVVGVIGAFVIPVVGLFVGFIVGLFGSEWYRLREPRQAWDASVVAMKSVGLGMLIEFSCAGLAVACWTVGIFLYF; encoded by the coding sequence TTGACAGCAGACGTCCTGGTCACCGTCATCACCGGCGTGCTGGTGGTGATCGGTGTGCTCGGGACGATCTTCCCGATCCTGCCCGGCAGCATCCTGGTGATCGCCGGGCTGCTGCTGTGGGCGATCGTGATCGGCGGGCCGATCGGCTGGACGGTCTTCGGGCTCGGCCTACTGCTGTGCGGGGTGGGCATGACCGCCTCGACGCTGCTGACCGGCAAACGCCTGAAGGGCCGTCAGATCCCCAACCGGTCGATCCTGATCGGCGCCGTGGTGGGCGTCATCGGTGCTTTCGTGATACCTGTGGTCGGGCTGTTCGTGGGCTTCATCGTGGGGCTCTTCGGCAGCGAGTGGTACCGGTTGCGTGAGCCGCGGCAGGCCTGGGATGCCTCAGTGGTGGCGATGAAATCAGTGGGGCTGGGCATGCTGATCGAGTTCAGCTGCGCCGGGTTGGCGGTCGCCTGCTGGACGGTCGGGATCTTCCTCTATTTCTGA
- the fabI gene encoding enoyl-ACP reductase FabI, with translation MGILEGKKILVTGVTLNTSIAYSVARIAQQEGAEIVVSNFGRGMGLTRRVVKKLDPVPEVLDLNVTDAEQLAALPGQLRELGFDHLDGVVHSIAYAHPERALGGAFLTTEWDDVAMAVQTSAYSLQSLTMAVRELLGRGSSIVGLTFDATVSWPSYDWMGVAKAALESTNRYLARYLGPDGIRSNLVAAGPVDTIAKKAIPGASSFNDIWDGRAPLGWDASDATPVGKAVVALLSDWFPATTGTMVHVDGGLHSTGA, from the coding sequence ATGGGCATTCTCGAAGGCAAGAAGATCCTGGTCACCGGTGTGACCCTCAACACCTCCATCGCCTACTCGGTGGCGCGGATCGCCCAGCAAGAAGGCGCCGAGATCGTCGTCTCCAATTTCGGCCGCGGCATGGGGCTGACCCGCCGCGTGGTCAAGAAGCTCGACCCGGTGCCCGAGGTGCTCGACCTCAACGTGACCGACGCCGAACAGCTGGCCGCGCTGCCCGGTCAACTGCGCGAACTCGGCTTCGATCATCTGGACGGCGTGGTGCATTCGATTGCTTACGCGCACCCGGAGCGGGCGCTCGGTGGGGCTTTCCTGACCACCGAATGGGACGACGTGGCGATGGCGGTCCAGACCTCCGCATACTCGCTGCAGTCGCTCACCATGGCGGTGCGCGAGCTGCTGGGACGCGGCTCGTCCATCGTCGGCCTGACCTTCGATGCCACCGTGAGCTGGCCGTCGTACGACTGGATGGGTGTCGCCAAGGCGGCCCTGGAGTCCACCAACAGGTACCTGGCCCGCTATCTCGGGCCGGACGGCATCCGCAGCAATCTGGTTGCCGCGGGCCCGGTCGACACCATTGCCAAGAAGGCGATCCCCGGTGCGAGCTCGTTCAACGACATCTGGGACGGGCGTGCCCCGCTCGGTTGGGACGCCTCGGACGCCACGCCGGTCGGCAAGGCCGTGGTGGCTTTGCTGAGCGACTGGTTCCCGGCAACCACCGGCACCATGGTGCACGTGGACGGCGGCCTGCACTCCACGGGAGCCTGA
- the fabG gene encoding 3-oxoacyl-ACP reductase FabG: MSETANTSSGRVAVITGAGRGIGAAIAETLRDAGYRVASFDISDAAPEGVLGVACNVTNTESVDEAFKKVEAEYGPVEILVANAGITRDTLLMRMSDEDWEKVLDVNLTGAYRVVRRAVRGMVKQRFGRIVATSSVVALLGSAGQVNYASTKAGLIGMARSVAREVGGRGITFNVVAPGFIQTAMTDVLDEATQKSYAERIPVGRMGTIADVAHAVKFLVEDETGYITGAVIPVDGGLGMGH; encoded by the coding sequence GTGAGCGAAACTGCCAATACTTCAAGCGGCCGTGTAGCCGTCATCACCGGCGCCGGACGAGGCATCGGTGCAGCGATCGCCGAGACCCTGCGGGACGCCGGATACCGCGTCGCCAGCTTCGATATCTCGGACGCCGCGCCTGAGGGTGTACTGGGCGTGGCCTGCAATGTCACCAACACCGAGTCGGTCGACGAGGCCTTCAAGAAGGTGGAGGCCGAGTACGGCCCGGTCGAGATCCTGGTCGCCAACGCCGGCATCACCCGTGACACCTTGCTGATGCGGATGAGCGACGAGGACTGGGAGAAGGTTCTCGACGTCAACCTGACCGGGGCCTACCGCGTCGTCCGCCGGGCTGTGCGCGGCATGGTCAAGCAGCGCTTCGGACGCATCGTCGCCACCAGCTCGGTGGTTGCGCTGCTCGGTTCGGCCGGGCAGGTGAACTATGCGTCCACCAAGGCCGGTCTCATCGGCATGGCCCGCAGCGTGGCCCGCGAGGTCGGCGGGCGCGGGATCACCTTCAACGTCGTCGCTCCCGGATTCATTCAGACCGCGATGACCGACGTGCTGGATGAGGCGACCCAGAAGTCGTACGCCGAGCGCATCCCGGTCGGCCGGATGGGCACCATCGCCGATGTCGCGCATGCGGTGAAATTCCTTGTCGAAGACGAAACCGGGTACATCACCGGGGCTGTGATCCCGGTTGACGGCGGCCTGGGAATGGGGCACTGA
- a CDS encoding putative RNA methyltransferase: MPAIDAAIGLLTCPVCADALTREHRQLRCGRGHSFDIARQGYVNLLRGPAPANADTAEMVAARERFLSAGYYQPIREAVCSACEPGGRLAEVGVGPGYYLGAAVAATHPPAHLGLDISVAAARRAARRMMACAVADTWQTLPIGSGSLDRLLCIFAPRNPPEFARVLATGGQVVVVAPRPQHLAQLRARLGLLNVEDDKLARLDASFAAAGLELVSRQELTFDIDLDAAATADLVGMGPNAFHDGARDFPRALTTTVAVAISSYESD; the protein is encoded by the coding sequence ATGCCAGCCATTGATGCCGCCATCGGATTGCTGACCTGCCCGGTCTGCGCGGATGCCCTGACCCGCGAACACCGGCAGCTGCGCTGCGGACGGGGCCACAGCTTCGACATCGCGCGGCAAGGCTATGTCAATCTCCTGCGCGGCCCGGCGCCGGCCAACGCCGACACAGCCGAGATGGTCGCCGCTCGTGAGCGGTTCTTGTCCGCCGGCTACTACCAGCCGATCCGGGAGGCGGTCTGTTCGGCCTGCGAGCCCGGCGGGCGGCTGGCTGAGGTCGGGGTCGGCCCGGGATACTACCTGGGCGCGGCCGTGGCAGCGACACACCCACCGGCTCATCTGGGGCTGGACATCTCGGTGGCGGCCGCACGGCGGGCCGCCCGCCGGATGATGGCCTGCGCAGTGGCCGACACCTGGCAGACGCTTCCGATCGGCAGCGGCAGCCTGGATCGGCTGCTCTGTATCTTCGCTCCGCGCAATCCCCCGGAGTTCGCTCGGGTGCTGGCCACCGGCGGGCAGGTCGTCGTGGTCGCGCCCCGGCCACAGCACCTGGCGCAACTGCGGGCACGCCTCGGGCTGCTCAATGTCGAGGACGACAAGTTGGCCCGCCTGGACGCCAGTTTCGCGGCCGCCGGACTGGAACTCGTGTCCCGACAGGAACTGACCTTCGACATCGATCTGGACGCTGCCGCAACTGCGGATCTGGTGGGTATGGGACCGAACGCATTTCATGACGGTGCCCGTGATTTCCCCAGGGCACTAACCACCACAGTGGCGGTGGCAATCAGCAGCTATGAATCCGATTGA
- a CDS encoding helix-turn-helix domain-containing protein, with translation MNRLSKGKRVSGELRNEVQQSFVERYEAGESIRSLAAECGRSYGFVQGLLKDAGVTFRQRGGARSPKKDTDGESAAASMAAS, from the coding sequence ATGAATCGTCTGAGTAAGGGCAAGCGCGTCAGCGGAGAATTGCGCAATGAAGTCCAGCAGTCGTTTGTCGAACGCTACGAGGCGGGCGAGTCGATCCGCTCGTTGGCAGCAGAATGCGGCCGTTCCTATGGCTTCGTTCAAGGACTGCTGAAGGACGCCGGTGTCACCTTCCGCCAGCGCGGGGGGGCCCGAAGTCCGAAGAAGGATACGGATGGCGAATCGGCGGCCGCTTCCATGGCAGCCAGTTGA
- the abc-f gene encoding ribosomal protection-like ABC-F family protein, which translates to MLQATDLEVRAGARLLLEPTTFRVNPGDKIGLVGRNGAGKTTMMRILAGEGIPAAGQVTRRGEIGYLPQDPRETDVAMLARDRILSARGLDTILVRLRNYEKQMAATSGDEQQQAMASYARAEAELMAAGGYGAEAEAARIAANLGLPERVLGQPLHELSGGQRRRIELARILFSAADTLLLDEPTNHLDADSIVWLRDFVKTYDGGVMMISHDVGLLDQTVTKVFHLDANRTTLDQYSMGWSTYLQQRQLDEKRRKRERQNAERKAAQLRLQAEKLGAKATKATAAQNMARRAEKLLAATEGERAVDKVAKITFPSPAPCGKTPLMAKDLTKNYGSLEVFTGVDLAVDKGSRVVILGLNGAGKTTLLRLLTGIETPDTGEVVPGHGLKLGYFAQEHDLLDPQASVLQNMMQAAPDLNETEARRVLGGFLFSGDDDHKPAGVLSGGEKTRLALATLVVSSANVLLLDEPTNNLDPASRKEVLDAIRRYEGAIVLVTHDEGAVEALEPDRVIVLPDGTEDLWSEDYAELISLA; encoded by the coding sequence ATGTTGCAGGCTACTGATCTTGAGGTCCGTGCGGGTGCACGGCTGTTGCTCGAACCCACGACCTTCCGGGTGAACCCCGGCGACAAGATCGGTCTGGTGGGTCGTAACGGCGCGGGCAAGACGACGATGATGCGGATCCTGGCCGGTGAAGGTATCCCCGCCGCCGGTCAGGTGACCCGGCGCGGCGAGATCGGTTATCTGCCGCAAGATCCCCGTGAGACCGATGTGGCGATGCTCGCCCGCGATCGGATCCTGTCGGCCAGGGGACTGGACACCATCTTGGTGCGCCTACGCAACTACGAGAAGCAGATGGCCGCCACCAGCGGCGATGAACAGCAGCAGGCGATGGCGTCCTACGCCCGCGCCGAAGCCGAGCTGATGGCCGCTGGCGGCTACGGAGCCGAAGCCGAAGCGGCACGCATCGCCGCGAACCTGGGGCTACCCGAGCGGGTGCTCGGCCAGCCGCTGCACGAGTTGTCCGGTGGTCAGCGCCGCCGCATCGAACTGGCGCGCATTCTGTTCAGCGCCGCCGACACGCTGCTGCTCGACGAGCCGACCAACCACTTGGATGCCGACTCGATCGTCTGGTTGCGCGACTTCGTCAAGACCTACGACGGCGGTGTGATGATGATCAGCCACGATGTCGGGCTGCTCGACCAGACCGTCACCAAGGTCTTCCACCTGGACGCCAACCGCACCACCCTCGATCAGTATTCGATGGGCTGGTCCACTTATCTTCAGCAGCGCCAGCTGGACGAGAAGCGTCGCAAGCGCGAACGCCAGAATGCCGAGCGCAAGGCCGCCCAGCTGCGGCTGCAGGCCGAGAAGCTCGGCGCCAAGGCGACCAAGGCGACGGCTGCGCAGAACATGGCCCGGCGCGCCGAGAAGCTGCTCGCCGCCACCGAGGGCGAGCGGGCTGTCGACAAGGTGGCCAAGATCACCTTCCCGAGCCCCGCGCCGTGCGGCAAGACACCGCTGATGGCCAAGGATCTCACCAAGAACTACGGCTCCCTGGAGGTCTTCACCGGCGTCGACCTGGCGGTCGACAAGGGCTCGCGGGTGGTCATCCTCGGGCTCAACGGTGCAGGCAAGACAACCCTGCTGCGGCTGCTGACCGGCATCGAGACACCCGACACCGGCGAAGTCGTGCCGGGCCATGGCCTCAAGCTCGGCTATTTCGCGCAGGAACACGACCTGCTGGACCCGCAGGCCAGCGTCCTGCAGAACATGATGCAGGCAGCGCCCGATCTCAATGAGACCGAGGCGCGCCGGGTGCTGGGCGGATTCCTGTTCTCCGGGGACGATGACCACAAGCCCGCCGGCGTGCTGTCGGGTGGCGAGAAGACCAGGCTCGCCCTGGCGACCCTGGTCGTTTCATCGGCCAACGTCCTGCTGCTCGACGAGCCCACGAACAACCTGGACCCGGCATCCCGCAAGGAGGTGCTGGACGCGATCCGTCGCTATGAGGGGGCGATCGTCCTGGTCACCCACGATGAGGGCGCGGTCGAGGCGCTGGAGCCGGACCGGGTGATCGTGCTGCCCGACGGGACCGAGGATCTGTGGAGTGAGGACTACGCCGAGCTGATCTCGCTGGCCTGA
- the thpR gene encoding RNA 2',3'-cyclic phosphodiesterase: MASRSTTSSNPVRRMFTAVTPPPQAVARLEDLLEPGRLRWPQLRWTKPSGWHLTCAFMARVDAAGYTRLDELLTDLAAATARFGLGLAGAGAFPAPGLAKALWLGADDPGGELAALARGCRTAARRAGISVADEPFVGHLTIARYRHPADARPQIDALDATTIEPWPVTEIVLIESLLGQGDDGSVRYVVRERYPLSSY; the protein is encoded by the coding sequence ATGGCATCTCGTAGCACCACATCCTCGAATCCGGTCCGGCGGATGTTCACCGCAGTGACACCACCGCCGCAAGCCGTCGCCCGGCTGGAAGATCTGCTCGAACCGGGCAGGCTCCGGTGGCCCCAGCTCCGCTGGACGAAGCCGTCCGGCTGGCATCTGACCTGCGCCTTCATGGCGCGAGTCGACGCCGCCGGCTACACCCGGCTGGACGAGCTGTTGACCGACCTCGCCGCTGCCACTGCCCGATTCGGGCTGGGCCTGGCCGGCGCGGGCGCATTCCCGGCCCCAGGCCTGGCGAAGGCATTGTGGCTGGGGGCCGACGATCCGGGCGGCGAACTCGCTGCCTTGGCCCGCGGCTGCCGCACGGCCGCACGGCGGGCAGGAATCAGCGTTGCCGATGAACCTTTCGTCGGCCATCTGACGATCGCGCGCTACCGGCACCCGGCCGATGCTCGTCCACAGATCGATGCGCTGGACGCGACCACGATCGAACCCTGGCCGGTCACCGAAATCGTCCTGATCGAGTCTCTGCTCGGGCAAGGTGACGACGGGAGCGTGCGTTATGTCGTGCGCGAAAGATACCCGCTGTCGAGCTACTGA
- a CDS encoding metal-sulfur cluster assembly factor, translating to MTNPSDLVRDELPGDPVPATWATATAEQKKLVILEALKEVVDPELMVNVVDLGLIYDVLIDDDLNVTLEMTLTSPACPLTDQIEWEAQAVLGQLARSVTINWVWMPPWSIDLITDDGREQLQALGFMI from the coding sequence ATGACCAATCCGTCTGATCTGGTGAGAGACGAGTTGCCCGGCGACCCGGTGCCCGCCACCTGGGCGACGGCCACCGCGGAGCAGAAGAAGCTCGTCATCCTCGAGGCGCTGAAAGAGGTCGTCGACCCCGAACTGATGGTGAACGTCGTTGACCTGGGGCTGATCTACGACGTGCTCATCGACGACGATCTCAATGTCACGCTTGAGATGACGCTGACCAGCCCGGCCTGCCCACTGACCGATCAGATCGAGTGGGAAGCCCAGGCGGTGCTCGGCCAACTCGCCCGCAGTGTCACCATCAACTGGGTGTGGATGCCGCCGTGGTCGATCGACCTGATCACCGACGACGGACGCGAGCAACTCCAGGCACTCGGCTTCATGATCTGA
- the sufU gene encoding Fe-S cluster assembly sulfur transfer protein SufU has translation MSVEQLYQDIIIDHYREKHHSGLRAPFGAEVHHVNPSCGDEVTLRVSMDGDTIGDVSYDAEGCSISQASTSVMCDLVIGRDVADSMALFDEFRDMMESQGRIEPDEDRLEDGIAFAGVAQFPARVKCAMLGWSALRDALIRAGVELPASRDDKE, from the coding sequence GTGAGCGTTGAACAGCTGTATCAAGACATCATCATCGATCACTATCGGGAGAAGCATCATTCAGGGCTGCGTGCCCCGTTCGGCGCCGAGGTCCATCACGTCAATCCCAGCTGCGGTGACGAGGTCACGCTACGGGTGAGCATGGACGGCGACACGATCGGTGATGTCTCCTACGACGCGGAGGGATGCTCGATCTCGCAGGCATCCACCTCGGTGATGTGCGATCTGGTGATCGGACGCGACGTCGCCGACTCGATGGCATTGTTCGACGAGTTCCGCGACATGATGGAGAGCCAGGGGCGGATCGAGCCCGACGAGGACCGGCTGGAGGACGGCATCGCATTCGCCGGTGTCGCGCAGTTCCCGGCGCGCGTCAAGTGCGCCATGCTCGGCTGGTCGGCACTGCGCGATGCGCTGATCCGGGCCGGCGTCGAGCTGCCCGCTTCGCGCGATGACAAGGAGTGA
- a CDS encoding cysteine desulfurase yields the protein MMWNSAAIRADFPILDREINGHPLVYLDSANTSQKPREVVEAVEAHYLRHNANVARAMHTLGAEATAAFEGARVKVAEFVHARSSDEIIFTKNASEALNLAAYTLGRRLKPGDEVVISVMEHHSNLVPWQLACQASGATLRWFDITDDGRLDLEAAQRDGLINERTKVVSVAWVSNVLGTINPIRQIADWAHSVGAIMVADGSQGVPQRATDVTALGVDLLAFTGHKLCGPTGIGVLWGHYDLLEQLPPFLGGGEMIEVVRMEGSTYAPPPHRFEAGTPPIAQAVGLGAAIDYLNRIGMDALAAHETEITAHMLDGLGALDGVHILGPAEAVDRGGAVSFVVDGVHPHDLMQLLDSRGVAVRGGHHCAAPLHKRLAVQSSSRASGYLYTTPEEVDALVEAVAWGYDFFNSRARRSL from the coding sequence CTGATGTGGAACTCCGCCGCTATCCGTGCTGATTTCCCGATTCTCGACAGGGAAATCAACGGGCACCCGCTGGTCTATCTCGACTCGGCGAACACCTCGCAGAAACCCCGCGAGGTCGTCGAGGCTGTGGAGGCGCACTACCTGCGTCACAACGCCAACGTCGCCCGCGCCATGCACACGCTGGGGGCCGAGGCCACGGCAGCATTCGAAGGTGCCCGGGTGAAGGTGGCGGAGTTCGTCCACGCTCGCTCGTCCGATGAGATCATCTTCACCAAGAACGCCTCCGAGGCGCTCAACCTGGCCGCCTATACCCTCGGCCGCCGGCTGAAGCCCGGCGATGAGGTCGTCATCTCGGTGATGGAGCACCATTCGAATCTGGTGCCCTGGCAGCTGGCTTGCCAGGCGAGCGGGGCGACCCTGCGCTGGTTCGACATCACCGACGACGGCCGGCTCGATCTGGAAGCGGCACAGCGCGACGGGCTGATCAACGAACGGACGAAAGTCGTCTCGGTCGCCTGGGTCAGCAACGTACTGGGCACTATCAACCCGATCCGCCAGATCGCCGACTGGGCCCACTCGGTCGGCGCGATCATGGTGGCGGACGGTTCGCAAGGCGTTCCGCAGCGGGCCACCGACGTGACGGCTCTCGGGGTGGATCTGCTGGCCTTCACCGGTCACAAACTCTGCGGTCCCACCGGCATCGGTGTGCTGTGGGGTCACTACGACCTGCTCGAGCAGCTGCCGCCCTTCCTCGGCGGCGGCGAGATGATCGAGGTCGTCCGGATGGAGGGCTCGACCTATGCGCCTCCGCCGCATCGCTTCGAGGCCGGCACACCGCCGATCGCTCAGGCGGTCGGGCTGGGAGCGGCCATCGACTATCTGAACCGCATCGGGATGGATGCTCTCGCCGCTCACGAGACCGAGATCACCGCGCACATGCTGGACGGTCTCGGCGCGCTGGACGGGGTCCACATTCTCGGCCCCGCCGAGGCGGTGGACCGTGGCGGCGCGGTGTCGTTCGTCGTCGACGGCGTGCACCCGCACGATCTGATGCAGTTGCTCGACAGCCGCGGCGTGGCCGTGCGCGGCGGGCATCACTGCGCGGCTCCGCTGCACAAGCGGCTGGCGGTGCAGAGTTCTTCACGTGCGTCCGGCTATCTCTACACCACCCCAGAGGAAGTGGATGCGCTGGTGGAGGCCGTCGCTTGGGGCTATGACTTCTTCAACTCCCGCGCCAGGAGGTCACTGTGA
- the sufC gene encoding Fe-S cluster assembly ATPase SufC yields MADLVITDLHVDVETESGPKPILHGVNLTIKTGEIHAIMGPNGSGKSTMAYALAGHPKYTITSGSATLDGVELTGLSVDERAKAGLFLAMQYPVEVPGVSTSNFLRTAKTALDGQAPKVRTWPKVVSGALTRLEMDPDFATRSVNEGFSGGEKKRGEIVQLDVLNPKVAVLDEIDSGLDIDAVRIVADGINRYAAQGDRGVLLITHYTRILRYIEPTHVHVFVNGQIVESGGKELADELEISGYDKYVKAVHA; encoded by the coding sequence ATGGCAGACCTTGTCATCACCGACCTGCATGTCGATGTCGAGACCGAATCGGGTCCCAAGCCGATCCTGCACGGGGTGAACCTGACCATCAAGACCGGTGAGATTCACGCCATCATGGGCCCCAACGGCTCCGGCAAATCGACCATGGCCTACGCGCTGGCGGGCCACCCCAAGTACACGATCACCTCGGGTTCGGCCACCCTCGACGGCGTCGAGCTCACCGGACTGAGCGTGGACGAGCGGGCCAAGGCCGGGCTCTTCTTGGCCATGCAGTATCCGGTCGAGGTTCCCGGCGTGTCCACCAGCAACTTCCTGCGCACCGCCAAGACCGCCCTGGACGGACAAGCGCCCAAGGTCCGCACCTGGCCGAAGGTCGTCAGCGGCGCGCTCACCCGGCTGGAGATGGACCCCGACTTCGCGACCCGTTCGGTCAACGAAGGCTTCTCCGGTGGCGAGAAGAAGCGCGGCGAGATCGTCCAGCTCGATGTGCTGAACCCGAAGGTCGCGGTGCTGGACGAGATCGACTCCGGCCTGGATATCGACGCCGTGCGTATCGTTGCCGACGGCATCAACCGCTACGCCGCCCAAGGCGACCGCGGCGTGCTGCTGATCACCCACTACACGCGCATCCTGCGCTACATCGAGCCGACCCACGTGCACGTCTTCGTGAATGGGCAGATCGTCGAGTCCGGTGGCAAGGAACTGGCCGATGAGCTGGAGATCTCCGGCTACGACAAGTACGTGAAAGCCGTTCACGCCTGA
- a CDS encoding non-heme iron oxygenase ferredoxin subunit: MSPVAVATLDELSDVPLGVDVPGSDLELAIVRIGDEVFAIADECSHGNVRLSEGDVDAEHCTIECYLHGSMFDLRTGAALNLPAVLPVPVYPCVIDGDQILVDIDHPSTHQEN; this comes from the coding sequence ATGAGCCCGGTAGCCGTCGCCACGCTCGACGAGCTCTCGGATGTACCGCTGGGAGTTGACGTGCCCGGCAGCGATCTGGAGCTCGCGATCGTGCGCATCGGCGACGAGGTCTTCGCTATCGCCGACGAATGCAGTCATGGCAATGTCCGGCTCAGCGAAGGCGATGTCGACGCCGAGCACTGCACGATCGAATGCTATCTGCACGGTTCGATGTTCGATCTACGCACCGGTGCTGCACTCAATCTGCCGGCCGTACTGCCGGTGCCCGTCTATCCCTGTGTCATCGACGGCGATCAGATCCTCGTCGACATCGACCACCCGTCCACTCACCAGGAGAACTGA